The genomic segment CACTCGCGAGCGTCCGCAAGGATTGCATCGTGATGGCATAACGTCCGAGATCGAAGATGACGAATATCAACGTGAAAAACGCCACGGACACCATGATGAATTCAAACGGCGCCATACCGCGATTGTCGAGCTTTCTCATTACTGCACCAAAGCGACAACTTGGGTGTAAATAATCGTGGCCGGAGCACAGCCTTCCGTGCTGAGATAGCCGCCACCGCTCATGTCGATGGTTTTGGCGATCACTTGTGAACAGGTCGTATTGGTGCTGGAAGTCGTTCCGGCCCAGCTAACGTCGACCTTGGGAAAGTAGATTGCCCCGCCCAGGCTAACCAGACCGCCACCGTTGATGGTGACCTTGTTGCTGGTCTTGCTCGGAGCCTGATCGTCGATCAGGACGCCATCTAGATCGGAGGAGAACGTGTTAGTGGCAGGTGCGGAAAGATCAGCCGTACCCCCGTTGATGGTAAGCTGCGAGTCTCCGAGCAAGACGAGGGTTACGCCTACGCCTTTCAGTTGTCCGCCAGTCATCTTTATATTTGCTTTGTAGAAGAAGTATGTTCCCGGGTCCAAAACGTACTTGTCGCCGTTCTGCACCGTGAAACTGCCGTAAGCCCCAGTCCCGGCGCTATTTGGCGCGCAATGCTTCCAGCCATCCGCCTGAAGGGTGCATGGCATATTTGTATTGCCCGTCCTGCTGTTGAACGATGCGGTGTCCAGTTTGCTGAGCGGATTGCTAGCGTACGTCATGAAATAGTTGTGCGGCACGCTAAGACCGCTGCAGGTGCCTGACGGGGTGCAGCCACTTACACCATAGACCGCCCATCCCGAGCCGGTGAAAGATGGAGTGCTGGCGAGTTGGACACTCGTATCCGACATCAGCGCGCAGCCAGTTCCGTTGTTGCTGAGATTGCCAGCCAGCTTGAGTGCGCCTGAATCAGGTCCAAGCGCGAGGACGCACGCCTTGGTCGGCTGCTGGACCAGTGCAATGGCTTGGGCGGGGATGTTGACGGTGGTCAAACCCAGCACTGCCGCCAAGTACGCCGGTTGTTGCTGGCTGACCCTGGCGCGAACGGCGTTGCCGGTGCCTGCAGGTGGTGTTGTGAACGTGCCCGCACTGTAGTCGCCGATATCGATCTGCACGGCCCGCGAGATTCCGGTCGGTAGGGTTGTCGGACAGTTTCTGCCCGGATAGCCGGTAGCGTCGTTGGGACTCGAGTTGCAAAATCCGTTCTGTGCCGCGAATTCCTTGCCGCGATAATCCACTGATTGCGTGTCGCAGTCCGCACCCGCCATTATACATGAAAGCCGCAATGCGCCCGAATAGGCGGCCGAGTCGGCCGCGTTCTGCGCATGCTGGCGGGTGACGTACCACGATCCGGCCTCCGCCCCGAGTGCGACGACTCCGATGAGAGGCACGAGAGCGATGACTGTTGCGAATGCGATGGAGCCACGTTGGGAACGGAGTAGACTACGCATGGAAGCCCCCTACTGGAACCGTTCTGAGTAAGGCAGCGTGTAGGTACAAGTGGTGGGACACAGCACCCCTCTCCACACAATTGGAGCCAAGGTGATGGTTGTCGAGAATGTAATGTACTTGGGAGACTCCAGATTGCCTGGCGAACAGGTGGCCCCTGCGTCTCCGCACAAAACCTGAAGGTTGCTGATCGCATGACCGGCGACTGTCGTCTGTAGCCCTGTCTTCCAGCTCACCGTGCCGTCAGGGGCGAGCGGATTAGCGTACTGCACATACTGCCCGAAGGAGCGCAATGCGCTCCATGCGGAGATAAACTGGAAGCCTGCAGCAGC from the Bradyrhizobium sp. WBAH42 genome contains:
- a CDS encoding pilus assembly protein TadG-related protein, whose translation is MRSLLRSQRGSIAFATVIALVPLIGVVALGAEAGSWYVTRQHAQNAADSAAYSGALRLSCIMAGADCDTQSVDYRGKEFAAQNGFCNSSPNDATGYPGRNCPTTLPTGISRAVQIDIGDYSAGTFTTPPAGTGNAVRARVSQQQPAYLAAVLGLTTVNIPAQAIALVQQPTKACVLALGPDSGALKLAGNLSNNGTGCALMSDTSVQLASTPSFTGSGWAVYGVSGCTPSGTCSGLSVPHNYFMTYASNPLSKLDTASFNSRTGNTNMPCTLQADGWKHCAPNSAGTGAYGSFTVQNGDKYVLDPGTYFFYKANIKMTGGQLKGVGVTLVLLGDSQLTINGGTADLSAPATNTFSSDLDGVLIDDQAPSKTSNKVTINGGGLVSLGGAIYFPKVDVSWAGTTSSTNTTCSQVIAKTIDMSGGGYLSTEGCAPATIIYTQVVALVQ